A region of Rhodamnia argentea isolate NSW1041297 chromosome 9, ASM2092103v1, whole genome shotgun sequence DNA encodes the following proteins:
- the LOC115756677 gene encoding 40S ribosomal protein S15-like: protein MLSCELGSREVSGGSTWLMALIKKLRKVEREAPPGEKPEPVQTHLRNVTIVPQMIRSVIREYNGQTFNPVEIKPEMIGHCLAEFSISYKPVKHGRPGIGAIHSSRFIPLKRVHGGKFKGHPMSLCFYQNSHES from the exons ATGCTGTCGTGTGAGTTAGGTTCCAGAGAGGTCTCAGGAGGAAGCACATGGCTGATGGCTCTCATTAAGAAGCTGCGCAAGGTG GAAAGGGAGGCTCCGCCTGGTGAGAAACCTGAACCAGTTCAAACTCACCTGCGCAATGTGACTATTGTTCCACAAATGATTAGAAGCGTCATCAGAGAATATAATGGCCAAACCTTCAATCCAGTGGAAATAAAGCCTGAAATGATTGGCCATTGCCTGGCCGAATTCTCCATCTCTTACAAGCCTGTTAAGCATGGTAGACCAGGTATCGGCGCCATCCATTCATCGAGGTTCATTCCTCTGAAGCGAGTCCACGGGGGCAAATTCAAAGGTCATCCTATGTCTCTTTGTTTTTACCAGAACAGTCATGAATCCTGA
- the LOC115756680 gene encoding pentatricopeptide repeat-containing protein At3g23020 encodes MLAMLDAKFFPVLGAATTPPDVMISIPTPPGKANSVEKPRECRIPRNPTTRKSFGWTREQKHDGESSVLGEIETEKRSLTKNANWERRRNGGSDDGIVNGSDVGVEGRPGIGSFMVRNVQTKCSTKWVAYGGCIPAILRALDAIEDLDEAFKPWEERLGNKERSIILKEQTRWERAMEIFGWFKKKGCFELNVIHYNIILRILGKARQWRHLESLWDEMNEKGIVAINSTYGTLIDVYSKGGRREVALVWLGRMSKQGIEPDEVTMGIVVQMYKKGGEFHKAEDFFRRWSLGKSLQLRVDTRRESKVPLSSRENVCLSSHTYNTLIDTYGKAGQLQEASATFFQMLKEGLTPTTVTFNTMIHINGNNGQLKEVDTLMGKMEELGCAPDTRTYNILISIYIKHDNVRVAGAYFRKMKHACLKPDLVSYRTLLYAYSIRRMVHEAEELVCEIDERDLVIDEYTQSALLRMYIEAGMLEKSWLWFRRFHLEGNMSSECYSANIDAYGERGYISEAERVFLCCQEQRQQTVLQYNVMIKAYGIANNYDKACQIFDSMEGQGISPDKCSYSSIIQILAGADFPYRALPYLRKMQEMGLVKDCIPYCALISSFVKVGQLEMAEGLYREMIQCNVLPDAVVYGVLINACADAGSVQKARGYVNAMKEAGLTGNNVIYNSLIKLYTKVGLLREAEETYRMVQVSDVGPDVFSSNCMIHLYSERSMLEQAEQIFDRMKHKGDANEFTYAMMLCMYKRIGRLDKALQIANEMRELGLLTDQLSYNNVLGLYMLDGGVKDMLGTFREMIEAAIQPDDSTYKSLGHILMKYGVSKHAVGKLEVLAKKDAQSGVRAWMSALSAVLDSNYDN; translated from the coding sequence ATGCTTGCAATGCTCGATGCCAAATTCTTCCCCGTACTTGGTGCTGCGACGACACCTCCTGATGTGATGATTTCAATCCCTACCCCTCCGGGAAAAGCGAACTCGGTCGAAAAGCCGAGAGAATGCAGGATTCCTAGAAATCCCACGACGAGGAAGAGCTTTGGCTGGACTCGCGAGCAGAAACACGACGGCGAAAGTTCGGTTCTTGGTGAAATCGAAACAGAGAAGCGGAGTTTGACAAAAAATGCGAACTGGGAACGGAGGAGGAATGGTGGGAGTGACGATGGAATTGTAAATGGAAGTGACGTGGGGGTCGAAGGTAGGCCGGGAATTGGGAGTTTTATGGTAAGGAATGTGCAGACCAAGTGTTCGACGAAATGGGTGGCTTACGGTGGATGCATACCCGCGATTCTGCGAGCTTTAGATGCTATCGAGGACTTGGATGAGGCTTTCAAGCCATGGGAAGAACGGCTCGGCAATAAAGAGAGAAGCATAATCTTGAAGGAGCAAACTCGATGGGAGAGAGCtatggagatatttggatggTTCAAGAAAAAGGGTTGTTTTGAATTGAACGTGATTCATTATAACATCATCCTCAGGATTCTGGGGAAGGCACGTCAGTGGCGGCATTTGGAGAGTTTGTGGGATGAGATGAATGAGAAAGGGATCGTCGCTATAAACTCGACATATGGTACACTTATTGATGTTTACAGCAAAGGTGGGCGGAGAGAAGTGGCACTCGTTTGGCTAGGAAGAATGAGCAAGCAAGGGATTGAACCTGACGAGGTGACAATGGGGATTGTCGTCCAAATGTACAAGAAGGGTGGAGAGTTTCACAAGGCTGAGGACTTCTTCAGGAGATGGTCTTTAGGTAAATCTCTACAGCTGAGAGTGGATACAAGGAGAGAAAGTAAAGTTCCATTGTCTTCTCGAGAGAATGTTTGTTTAAGCTCACACACATATAACACGTTGATTGATACTTATGGTAAAGCTGGGCAACTTCAAGAAGCATCTGCAACATTCTTTCAGATGCTTAAAGAAGGGTTAACACCTACTACAGTTACTTTTAACACAATGATCCACATTAATGGTAACAATGGACAGTTAAAAGAAGTAGATACACTGATGGGGAAGATGGAGGAACTCGGTTGTGCGCCGGATACAAGAACTTATAATATACTGATTTCCATCTACATTAAACACGACAATGTTAGAGTGGCTGGAGCTTACTTTAGGAAGATGAAACACGCCTGCCTTAAGCCAGACCTGGTGAGTTACCGCACTCTTCTGTATGCATATTCCATAAGGCGAATGGTTCATGAAGCTGAAGAACTTGTATGTGAAATAGATGAAAGGGATCTGGTGATTGATGAATACACACAATCAGCACTTCTTAGAATGTACATAGAAGCTGGGATGCTTGAAAAATCATGGTTATGGTTCAGGCGATTCCATCTTGAAGGAAATATGAGTTCTGAGTGTTATTCAGCCAATATTGATGCATATGGGGAGCGTGGTTATATTTCTGAAGCTGAGAGAGTTTTCCTATGCTGCCAAGAACAGAGGCAGCAGACAGTTCTTCAGTACAATGTGATGATTAAAGCTTATGGCATAGCAAATAATTATGATAAAGCATGTCAGATTTTTGATAGCATGGAAGGCCAAGGGATATCTCCTGACAAATGTAGCTACAGTTCCATTATACAAATCTTAGCTGGTGCTGATTTTCCATACAGAGCATTACCCTATTTGAGGAAGATGCAGGAGATGGGTTTAGTAAAAGATTGCATCCCCTATTGTGCTTTGATCTCGAGTTTTGTGAAGGTGGGGCAGTTAGAAATGGCAGAGGGACTTTACAGGGAGATGATTCAGTGTAATGTACTGCCTGATGCTGTTGTGTATGGTGTGCTCATAAATGCTTGTGCTGATGCCGGAAGTGTTCAGAAAGCTCGTGGTTATGTCAACGCTATGAAAGAAGCAGGCTTGACAGGAAATAATGTAATATACAACTCCCTGATCAAACTCTATACCAAAGTTGGTTTGTTGAGAGAAGCGGAAGAAACATACAGAATGGTCCAGGTGTCAGATGTAGGTCCTGATGTTTTTTCGTCGAATTGTATGATTCATCTATACAGTGAGAGATCTATGCTTGAACAAGCCGAACAGATCTTTGACAGAATGAAGCACAAGGGGGATGCCAATGAGTTCACATACGCTATGATGTTATGCATGTACAAGAGAATAGGAAGATTAGATAAGGCCCTACAAATTGCAAATGAGATGAGAGAATTAGGACTCCTAACAGATCAGTTAAGTTATAATAATGTTCTTGGACTGTACATGCTAGATGGAGGGGTTAAGGACATGCTTGGAACCTTCAGGGAAATGATAGAAGCTGCAATTCAGCCTGATGATTCTACATATAAATCACTTGGACACATTCTAATGAAATATGGAGTTTCAAAACACGCTGTTGGCAAACTGGAAGTGTTGGCAAAGAAGGATGCCCAAAGTGGGGTACGAGCATGGATGTCAGCTTTGTCAGCTGTGTTAGACAGCAACTACGACAACTGA